Part of the Sebastes umbrosus isolate fSebUmb1 chromosome 3, fSebUmb1.pri, whole genome shotgun sequence genome is shown below.
CGACTTCGGCCTCATCAAGCTCTTTGATTTCCCGTGCACGGAAAAATTTGTAAGTGAACTTCGTATGACGATGATTCGTCGAAGCcctcagacatttttctttggATGAGTCTGAAACAGATAACCAGGTCACTTCATCACTTTGTTCTTTTCACAGGCAAAACACAAACGCTACTTCGGTCACTCCGCTCACGTCACAAACGTTCGCTTCTCCTGTGATGACAAGTACGTCATCAGCGCCGGAGGCAGCGACTGCAGGTGAGACGAAGGCAGACCAGATGTCATCAGTGTGGGAGAAATCAGAATAATAACAAGAGCTGATGTGTTTATTAAACAGATTCATGattcaacaacaaacacaagaaacaAAAGAGGCCAAGATTAAATCGCTTCTGAGACATAAAACTGACTCACAGTCCCTAATAAAACatctgaaagtgaaaatgaatcaacaaataatgtttattattattcgCCTTAATATGaacacataatataatataataataaacacctGATATgaactaataatataatatgatataataataaacacctGATATGAACAATCTGACCATAAATCATATTTACtgtgaaataaacacatttctctGTTTCTTCCCTCCAGTTTATTTGTGTGGAAATGTCAGTGAGCTCCCCAAAAAAAACCAGGAGTCCACCGGAGTCCACCACACACCACCTGAGACCACCGGAGACCACCGGAGACAACCAGAGACCACCAGGGACCACCTGAGTCCTCCATCAGTCgagtctcttctcctcctcctcctcctcctcttcctcctgtgaTGCTGCACTCACCTGTGCTGATGCTTCGGACTCTTTACCTGAGACCGTTCAGGACCTGAAGACTGAAACACGTGTGAGCGTTTCAGTCTGAACTGTATTCCCTGCTGCTGACAGACTCCCGTCTCGTGGGATCAAACCTGTGGCGTTTTGCGCTGCAGGACGCTCCGTCTCGGAGCCGACGGTACTGTATTTATTGTGACGTTAGTTCTTCAGATGATTTCACGTGAAGCTGAAGCAGCGGTCGGTTGATTTATTTCAGGTGTATTTGTGTCGGTAAATTTGTCCAAAATAGATGTGAGAACGTGAGAAGTCCAGTTTGTCCAGTTGAACCCTTTTGAGAAGTCGTAACGTAGTGTAGCCTGGTAGCGTAGCGTAGCCTCGTAGCGTAGCGTGTTCCTGTGTGTCAGTACGTGCCTTTATcacaaactctgaccaaacatttgatacaactttatttataatcGTGGTGCTATGAAACGTGATCATTTAGGGCTTTTTACAGGTACGGAGGATGAGTCCTGTCGTTGTGTTTAGTATCTCGTactgtctgatgatgatgatgatgatgatgatgatgatggtgatgatgatagGTAGAAACACTGTAGAGGAAAGATGGATCTTAGTTTGATCCCAGCTGTTTAAACTGAAAATGTGAAACtagtttgtgaaaaaaaagaagagttcTACCTCAGAAAACaataaagtgaaactaaacGATATTTAAGGTATTTCAATAAATATGAATAGAGTTTATAGAGCCGACGGAGTGTTTCTGTcctctgttgtctctctgttctctgtctcCTGTAGAAATAAAACCTCAACAGAGTCTGAACGATGATTCAAAGGCTTTGACTCTCTGCAACAACGCTTTAACATTACTCCCGTTGCTCCTGTTACTCCTGTTCCTCCCGTTGCTCCCGTTCCTGCTGTTCCTCCTGTTGCTCCCGTTGCTCCTGTTTTTCCTGTTCCTCCAGTTGCTCCTGTttctcctgttcctcctgttgCTCCTGTTATTCCTGTTCCTCCTGTTGCTCCTGTTCCTCCCATTACTCATGTTACCCCTGTTCCTCCTGTTACTTCTGTTCCTTCTGTTCCTCCTGTTGCTCCTGTTATTCCTTTTCCTCCTGTTGCTCCTGTTGCTcttgttcctcctgttcctcccgttcctcctgttgctgctgttcCTCCCGTTCTTCCCGTTGCTCCCTTTTCTCCTGTTGCTCCAGTTGCTCCTGTTCCTCCCGTTGCTCCTGCTGTTCTTCCCGTTCCTCCTGCTATTCTTCCCGTTGCTCCTGCTGTTCTTCCCGTTCCTCCCGTTGCTCCTGTTCCTCCCTTTACTTCTGTTACTCCTGTTGCTCCTGTTCCTCCCATTACTCCTGTTACTCCCGTTTCTGCCATTCCTCCCGTTGCTCCCGTTACTCCAGTTATTCCTGTTACTCCTGTTCCTTCTGTTACTCCTGTTTCTCCCGTTCCTCCCGTTCTTCCCATTGCTCCAGTTACCCCTGTTACTCCTGTTACTCATGTTACTCATGCTCCTTCTGTTCCTCCCATTACTCCTGTTACTTAATTTACTCCTGTTGCTCCTGTCCAACATTTTAACGCCACGCTAACGAGCACATGTTTACCGTGAACGTTAAGAGTTTTGTACCATAATAAAAGATGAGTAGAGatgatactggtattatattgGTTTGGTACTGGTGGTTCTGGTTTTGTTTGCAACAGCAGATTGATTTAGTAGTAAAATGAAAGATGTTGGTGAGTTATTGTGAGAATGTTGTTTAGATAAACTGAAGATGTGAAGTTCCGTCCACGTTGTCGTCCTGTCTACAGCCTGAAGAACCACTGAGTGACTTCCTGTCGTCTCCACAGTCGGATGCTTCAGATGGATCGTCGGTACGACGGCAACACTTTTCAGATAGAAACTCATTTTCAATGTGATCAATAACTCTCGTGTGTTCTATCAACACCAGCAGTTAGTTTGTACAAGTGTAGAACTACTTTGGTATAATTTGAGTTTGAACCTACGTTGTGCGTTGTTGTTTTCGACCCCGTCAGTCGGGAGCACAGTCAGGTATGAACTTAGAAACAACGTCCTTgttgatatataatatacatgtataaaacacattatgtcTTTTATCTTAATGAAAAATGATTTAGTTTAATTTCCAATGTCATCAAacgttttaaaagaaaaataacgtatattgccaagaagtgaaagtcattTGTTCGTTCctttgcaacgtcagcgcccagcagcagagctacgcttccgccattttggactgaaagtgacgcCAATGATGCCAGATGCCaataaaacgtccgcctacaaagagacgtacaaaagtaaaacaagattatttctattttcatatttaatgtctctgaaatgtcctgtgttaaacaacaaaaatattataacaagcgttttcagtccaaaatggcggcggcagctgttgtaaaaaaaaacaaaacaccagagtttcatcTTTCTACTTCTTTACTCTTTGatagcagtccacaaaccaacggctgacgtcacggtgacttaGATCCACTTCTTCTACAGTCTCTAGTgttagcagcagtagtagtagtagtagtagtagtagtggtactactaccactactactactaccaatgttccccaactctgaggagtgtttttcccagcaggacaatgctccatgccacacagccaggtcagtgaaggtgtggatgaaggaccaccagatcaggaccctgtcatggccagcccaacctccagacctgaatcccattgaaaacctctggaatgtgatgaagaggaagatggatggtcacaagccctcaaacaaagccgaGCTGAGGAGTGGCATAAAGTCCCCCAACAGCAATGTGACagactggtggagagcatgccaagacgcaggaaagctgtgattgtaaatcaaggttattccaccagatattgatttctgaactcttcctaagttaaaacattagtattgtattgtttaaaaatgaatatgaacttgttttcttgtcattattccagatctgaaaacGCTGactcttttttgttattttgaccacttgtcattttctgcaaataaatgctgggataaatttgggagaaatgtcgtcagtagtttatagaataaaacaaaaaatgtaattttactcaaacacataccaataaaaagtaaaaccagagaaactgatcattttgaagtggtctcttcattttttccagagctgtatgTATATACAAAGGGCAAAACTGCTGCGGCCCCGCATGGGTTAACCCACAGGGGGCCCGTGTGGGCTTTCTGTGGGTTAACCCACAGGGGGCCCGTGTGGGCTTTCTGTGGGTTAACCCACAGGGGGCCCACTGGGATTAGTGTGGGTTTGCCCCTGCCCACACTGCCCACAGTGGGAAACACTACCTCTCATTCTACTACTAGTAGCAGTTCCTCTCCAGACCTGCAGGAGGCGCCTCGTCCTCGTCCTGGTGGATGTTGTGTTTAGTAATGGTGTTAATGGGTTAACTGTCATGGCGGCTCCCTGCAGTCGGAGGTTTCCTTCAGGGTGAAACTGAACCACCAGATGAGAACAACTCTACATGTTCTACATGTTCTTTAAGTACTTTATGTTCTACATGATCTTTATCTCAGGATGAGCTGAAGGAAGAGCGGAAGGTCTGTGAGAGGTGAGCCGGTCTGAACTGAGTGTTATAACGTCTCTCCTCACGTGTCTCCAGCAGCCCGCCAGACTTCACTGAGAAAAGTCGTGTTTCAGTTCGTTCAGGTAATAACAGCTGATCGAACTGAACACAAACATGATGTTCGGAAAAAGTAGGTTATATTAAGTAATTCGGCTTTGATTTAACCCACCGAACCCGTCTAATCTCAGCTATATATCAGTTTCTTCATCAAcatatgtgttgtttttaaaggtgctgggTGTTGGTGTGATGTCCAACTCACTGCTAAACTCAGCATTTCTATAATGAGCCAAGTGCTTCTCCTGTTTATTGTTTCATGTGTTCACCTGGTTGTCCAGATGTTGGTCAGGAGAGACTCCAGTAGATTCACATCTGTTCAGTAGAGAGCTGTTAGCCAAACTTCATTAAGAGTTTAGTtgatttcatgttttctttaatatCACCTGTTAGAACAAGAGGTAAGGCTTGTTTTCTGATTGGTTAGAATAAACCTTGTTTAATATCATTTAgagatatttaaagggactgtttgtaagaatcagaaatgtcttgttaacagcgacacctgtggccgttaagtcaactaaagtcagcgtcctgttgctcgcgtttgtgctcgctctacatagacatatGCGAGCGctcatgggaaaccgacccgagagatttatacgtgtaagaagttacaaacagtcgcTTTAAATTAGTTTCTCTGACACACAGAATTCAGATTTAGTTTCTTTGTTTTGgacattaaatgaataaagaaccaaactctcctttctcctcccgtctctctgcaggtatgaatgtgatgtcatcagtgaTGCGGGGGGCCCGGTGGCTCGTCCACGCCGACCCGGCTCCGCTCAGCAACTTCCTGTCTCTGACCCTCCTCTGTCCTGCTCGAAGCTCCGCCCCCCTCGCCTGTCAACAGAACAGGAAGTACGCCAAACAGGTGAGACTGACCGAGCGTTCCAGTACCAATACTACCGTAGTATTTAGTCTGCCAGGTAAACAtctagtatgtcccagtagaGAGTATGTTAGACGCAGTgggccaaaaataccaggatgttctACTACATCCAGTCACATTCTGCAGTATGAAGCCAGCAGGCTGTTCTGCCtcttctgacccacaatcctctgcacagcggatatgagagcaagagggtcaaagttcaaggagCAATCTTATGATGAAGTTCCATCTAGCAGTCCCGGTTCCCTCTAGCTGGCCCGGTTCCCTCTAGCAGGGTCGGTTCCATCTAGCAGGCCCGGTTCCCTCTAGCTGGCCCGGTTCCAGCTAGCAGGGTCGGTTCCCTCTAGCACGCCCGGTTCCAGCTAGCAGGGTCGGTTCCATCTTGCAGGCCCGGTTCCCTCTTGCACGCCCGGTTCCAGCTAGCAGGGTCGGTTCCATCTTGCAGGCCCGGTTCCCTCTAGCACGCCCGGTTCCAGCTAGCAGGGTCGGTTCCATCTTGCAGGCCCGGTTCCCTCTAGCAGGCCCGGTTCCATCTAGCAGGATCGGTTCCATCTTGCAGGCCCGGTTCCATCTAGCAGGCCCGGTTCCAACTAGCATGCCTGGAAATGCTACTTTTTACACAAAGAAAATATGTAAATTTAATTTAGCTGCATTGTTAACATCAAAACAAACGTGCaaattataaacaaaaaaagaataaaattagtttttaaagtaaaacaaaagttgtagataaattataaatatgtgAAAGTagatccctgaaatgttacacactgttcctttaaagatgtTGTGATGTgtctgcaggtcaaaggtcagaggaaAGATCAGAAGAACCAGAAGGTCAAAGCTAAAGtggacaaacaggaagtggagatcagacagagcatgacGGTGGCGGCTCTCGCTGAGGCCATGAACAAAGACTTTGGTAAGAAACAACAGAGATCCACAGAGATGAACACTTCCTGTGTGAATAACGTTcatctggttgtatagaagtctctgagaaaatgagcttacttctctcttgatttattacctcagtaaacattgtaaacatgagtttatggtctcaatcgctagtttcaagtcttcttcaatacagcttgatgttcatttagtaaatgatggtcccatttagagtcagatagaccataaagcaggggatgctttagggcggggctacctggtgattgacaggtcgctaccacggcgttgtccggtctgagagttgtccgtgttttcatcttatagaactttaatcctttcacagtgtgttttcacttcatcacagttaaagggactatttgtaactttcagaaatgcgtgttaacagcgacacctgtggccgttaagtcaacaaaagtcagcgtcgggctccacttgctcgctctacatagacatgaacgccATCGCTCtaaacagtgagacgacacacgtcagataaaaccacaatatcactctatatttcagctgcttggcagtaatgttagctgaccagacgaaggtctctccatgaacatgatttagatctgatcctagtgttggcttttcctgcagtagggctccgcagcgagtctcctctgctctctccgcccgcagccggagtaaACGGAGGAGACCCCgacacccggtcggtaacgagacgataatgTAACTCgttgcagagccccgtcacttcacaagacacgggaaacctctgttggtctggaggagctgcagcagttatttctgcacaaacgttcactgaacattcactagatattctcagagctaaactaactcttctgcagtgtggagtgagcagcatgcacgtgagaggtggagcgagtacgcgagaacgcgcgcgctgtctgagtgaaggcaggcagaggagacgaggctccggccacacgcgagcgcgcatgtgtcccgacctggtacatttatacacttaaaaagttacaaacagtccctttaattataatgtttttggtcgcctaaaaatgtcttattcagtgttcagttgtactgAGCTCCagtctctcgtgtcacttctggatgcaaaaaaaacaagatggaaacagccaaaatgccgaattcGAGGCTTCTAAACCGTAGTCCAcagaccaatgggtgacgtcacggagactagtCCTCTTCTtatacagtctttaatgcagaTCACGTGTTGAGTCTCTACTTAATAAcgtttatttcatgttttttctgtcCTCAGATCACGTGTTGGAGGCTCTGCTGAACACGTCTGTGGATCTGGACTCTCTGGAGCCGGACTCGGTTCTGGAGGAGCGGTGGATTAAGGAGGTGGTGACCCGATCAGGGATGAAGTTCAGATGGGCCAAACTGAgcgagagcagagagagacccAACAGGGACGTCCACAGGAAGTACGAAGACAGGAAGTCTCACTTTAAATCACCTGATTTCACCTGATGTTCATTATCCCCTCCAGGAGATAATGAGATCGACCTCTCGGAGCGGAGATacatgattgattgattgattgattgattgattgattgattgattgattgattgattgattgattgattgattggacGTTGATCACCACCTCACATTATCATAAATGtataatactgtacattatatttACAGTCTTTACTTTGTAACTTTGACTTGAGAATAAACGTCTCTGTGGTGTTGCTGAGACTttacctttgacctctgacctttgacccctgacCCTGTCAGTCCTCCAGCAGACCCGTCCCGCCTGGTGCCCCGTCCCCCGGTGGTCACCATCATGGGTCACGTGGATCACGGTAAGACCACCCTGCTGGACAGTCTGAGGAAGAGCCAGATCGTCTCCACAGAGGCCGGAGGGATCACTCAGCACATCGGAGCGTTTCTAggtaacacacacgcacacgcacacgcacacgcacgcacgcacgcacacacacacacacgaaaggAAATGTAGTTTAAGAGGCAGAAACCAATAGAAGAAATAACTAAAAGAATCTGCTGATCATTTTATTGATTCAAACCAGACTGGTGCGTTTTTTCTTCCAGTCCAGCTGCCTACAGGTGAGAAGATCACCTTCCTGGACACTCCGGGTCACGCTGCCTTCTCCTCCATGAGAGCCCGCGGAGCCAACGCCACAGACATCGTCGTCCTGGTGGTGGCGGCCGACGACGGCGTCATGAACCAGACGGTCGAGTCCATCCAACACGCCAGGAAGGCCAATGGTACGAGCTCCTCCTGGCAGTCACAGCTGAGGGCTGAAAACACGGCAGGGATGTGTTTATAACTGTATTTCTGTTGTGTTTCTACTGCTActtgatgtacttgtactgtgTTTTTACCCCGTCTTTACTGTGTTTCTACTGGTActtgatgtacttgtactgtgtttttgatgtacttgtactgtgTTCTGACCCCGTCTCTACTGTGTGTTTCTACTGTGCTTCAGTCCCGATCATCGTGGCGGTGAATAAGTGTGATAAGCCTCAGGCCGACCCTCAGAGGGTCAAACAGGAGCTGTTGGCTCATGATGTCGTCTGTGAGGAGTTGGGAGGAGACGTCCAGGCGATCCACGTCTCCGCTCTCCAGGTGAACCCACGTTGAACGAATGAGGCGCCGCCAGCAGGTCGCCAGCAGCACTGTTTATTATGAGgatcatgacatcatcattgttgttgttgttgttgttgttgttgtcagggCGACAACCTGCTGGCTCTGGCTGAGGCCACCGTGGCGCTGGCGGAGGTCTTGGAGCTGAAGGCGGAGCCCAGCGGCGCCGTGGAGGGACTCATCATCGAGAGTCGCACCGACAAGGGCAAAGGGTGAGTCATCAGTGACCTCTACATGACCTCCAGAGACAGGAAGTAACTCTGGTTCTATGAGTTCTGTCTTGTGTCCCCTCAGTCCTGTAACGACGGCCATCGTCCAGCGGGGGACGTTGAAGCGAGGTTGTGTCCTGGTGGCGGGGAAGAGTTGGGCTAAAGTCCGTTTCCTGTTTGATGAGAACGATCGAGCGCTGACGGAGGCTGGGCCGAGCGCggcggtggaggtggtgggCTGGAAGGAGCTGCCGTCTGCTGGAGAGGTCATCCTGGAGGTGGAGTCTGAGGTGAGAACAGAGACGGTCTCTCAGAGTTTACCTGTCCATCAGGAACACCTgctctcctcttctgtctgaATAAACGTTCTGTTTGTTTGTCGTCGAGCAGCAGCGAGCGAAGGAGGTGGTGGAGTGGAGGAGTtacgaggaggagcagcagaagcTGCAGGAGGACCAGAGCGCCATCGAGGTCAAACAGAAAGTCCACCTGGAGGAGTacaggaaggagagggaggggctAGCTCACCTGAGCTGGAGGCAGAGGAAGTCGGCTCTGTACCGAGCCAACAAGACCAAGTTCGCCATAAGGCCGAGTGAGAAGACGCAGAGAGACGAGCTGAGCCTGCCGCTCATCGTCAAAGGTACGTTTAGTAGTTACCCGTCGTGGTTAAACGTTGTGTAATAGTGATACTAGTCATCCGTTTGGCGGCGGCGCGGTTATGATGTCATTAAGTGTTCCTGTTGATATTTAGAACCCTTTCAGCCTCTCACCAGGAGACGTCACTTAAGTCcctcagggttcagggttcagggttcagggttcagggttcagggttcagggggtggcattgggattgggcctaaGAGGTGGGGAACATGTCCACACtgactgacctttgacctccaggtGACGTGGACGGCTCGGTGGAGGCCATCCTGAACATCCTGGAAAGTTACGACGCTCAGCAGCAGTGTCAGCTGGAGGTGGTTCACTTCGGCATCGGAGACGTTTCAGAGAACGACATCAACATGGCCGACACCTTCACAGGTAACAATTCAACagcagggtcagaggtcacagagaGGAGGCGAGTCAGAGGTCACAGAGTGGAGgcgggtcagaggtcagagagtGGAGGTggagtcagaggtcagagagtGGAGGTGGAGTCAGAGGTCACAGAGTGGAGGTGGAGTCAGAGGTCACAGAGTGGAGgcgggtcagaggtcactgagAGGAGGCGGAGTCAGAGGTCACTGAGAAGAGgcgggtcagaggtcactgagAAGAGgcgggtcagaggtcagagaggtCAGAAAGCCAGAAGTTGTCCTGACAGGAACTGTTCTTCACCTTCTGTCTTGTTTCTTCTTTGTCAGGTTCGATTTACGGCTTCAACGTTGCAGCCAGCAAGTCGATCCAGCAGCTGGCGGCGAAGCGAGACGTGCCGCTGCGACTCCACAACATCATCTATAAACTGGTCGATGAGCTGAAGGACGAGCTGAGCAGCAAACTCCCTCCACTGATCTCAGAGAACATCATTGGTGAGAAACGTAGTGGTTTGTACCTGACGCGAAGCGGTTTGTACCTGACGGGACGGGAAGCGGTTTGTACCTGACGGGACGGGAAGCGGTTTGTACCTGACGGGACGGGAAGCGGTTTGTACCTGACGGGACGGGAAGCGCTTTGTACCTGACGGGACGGGAAGCGGTTTGTACCTGACGGGACGGGAAGCGCTTTGTACCTGACGGGAAGCGGTTTGTACCTGACGGGAAGCGGTTTGTACCTGACGCGAAGCGGTTTGTACCTGACGGGAAGCGGTTTGTACCTGACGGGACGGGAAGCGCTTTGTACCAGACGCGAAGCGCTTTGTACCAGACGCGAAGCGGTTTGTACCAGACGGGAAGCAGTTTGTACCAGACGGGAAGCGGTTTGTACCAGACGGGAAGCGGTTTGTACCTGACGGGAAGCGGTTTGTACCTGACGGGACGGGAAGCGGTTTGTACCTGACGGGAAGCGGTTTGTACCTGACGGGAAGCGGTTTGTACCTGACGGGAAGCGGTTTGTACCAGACGCGAAGCGGTTTGTACCTGACGGGAAGCGGTTTGTACCTGACGGGACGGGAAGCGGTTTGTACCTGACGGGACGGGAAGCGGTTTGTACCTGACGGGACGGGAAGCGCTTTGTACCAGACGGGAAGCGCTTTGTACCAGACGCGAAGCGGTTTGTACCTGACGGGAAGCGGTTTGTACCTGACGGGAAGCGGTTTGTACCTGACGGGACGGGAAGCGGTTTGCACCTGACGGGACGGGAAGCGGTTTGTACCTGACGGGACGGGAAGCGGTTTGTCTCACCtacgctctctctttctgctcatCCAGGCGAAGCAACGGTGCTCACCATGTTTGACGTCACCGTGGGGAGGAAGAAGGTTCCTGTTGCTGGCTGTCGAGTCCAAAAAGGTCAGCTGGACCGCCG
Proteins encoded:
- the mtif2 gene encoding translation initiation factor IF-2, mitochondrial isoform X1, which codes for MMFGKSMNVMSSVMRGARWLVHADPAPLSNFLSLTLLCPARSSAPLACQQNRKYAKQVKGQRKDQKNQKVKAKVDKQEVEIRQSMTVAALAEAMNKDFDHVLEALLNTSVDLDSLEPDSVLEERWIKEVVTRSGMKFRWAKLSESRERPNRDVHRNPPADPSRLVPRPPVVTIMGHVDHGKTTLLDSLRKSQIVSTEAGGITQHIGAFLVQLPTGEKITFLDTPGHAAFSSMRARGANATDIVVLVVAADDGVMNQTVESIQHARKANVPIIVAVNKCDKPQADPQRVKQELLAHDVVCEELGGDVQAIHVSALQGDNLLALAEATVALAEVLELKAEPSGAVEGLIIESRTDKGKGPVTTAIVQRGTLKRGCVLVAGKSWAKVRFLFDENDRALTEAGPSAAVEVVGWKELPSAGEVILEVESEQRAKEVVEWRSYEEEQQKLQEDQSAIEVKQKVHLEEYRKEREGLAHLSWRQRKSALYRANKTKFAIRPSEKTQRDELSLPLIVKGDVDGSVEAILNILESYDAQQQCQLEVVHFGIGDVSENDINMADTFTGSIYGFNVAASKSIQQLAAKRDVPLRLHNIIYKLVDELKDELSSKLPPLISENIIGEATVLTMFDVTVGRKKVPVAGCRVQKGQLDRRLKFRLVRGRDAVWEGSLAALKHHKDEVQTVKSGMECGLSADGDVDFRTGDVIVCFEELDVPQVTSWDPGF
- the mtif2 gene encoding translation initiation factor IF-2, mitochondrial isoform X2, with protein sequence MNVMSSVMRGARWLVHADPAPLSNFLSLTLLCPARSSAPLACQQNRKYAKQVKGQRKDQKNQKVKAKVDKQEVEIRQSMTVAALAEAMNKDFDHVLEALLNTSVDLDSLEPDSVLEERWIKEVVTRSGMKFRWAKLSESRERPNRDVHRNPPADPSRLVPRPPVVTIMGHVDHGKTTLLDSLRKSQIVSTEAGGITQHIGAFLVQLPTGEKITFLDTPGHAAFSSMRARGANATDIVVLVVAADDGVMNQTVESIQHARKANVPIIVAVNKCDKPQADPQRVKQELLAHDVVCEELGGDVQAIHVSALQGDNLLALAEATVALAEVLELKAEPSGAVEGLIIESRTDKGKGPVTTAIVQRGTLKRGCVLVAGKSWAKVRFLFDENDRALTEAGPSAAVEVVGWKELPSAGEVILEVESEQRAKEVVEWRSYEEEQQKLQEDQSAIEVKQKVHLEEYRKEREGLAHLSWRQRKSALYRANKTKFAIRPSEKTQRDELSLPLIVKGDVDGSVEAILNILESYDAQQQCQLEVVHFGIGDVSENDINMADTFTGSIYGFNVAASKSIQQLAAKRDVPLRLHNIIYKLVDELKDELSSKLPPLISENIIGEATVLTMFDVTVGRKKVPVAGCRVQKGQLDRRLKFRLVRGRDAVWEGSLAALKHHKDEVQTVKSGMECGLSADGDVDFRTGDVIVCFEELDVPQVTSWDPGF